DNA from Pelagibacterium nitratireducens:
GGCGACCGAGCCGATCCTGACCGGCTTGCCGCGCACCCTGACGGTTTTCACATGAGCCGGGCGAAGCCCCAAAAGTCCTTCGAAAACCTCGGTTCGTCCCGCGCCCATCATGCCGCCGAAGCCCAGAATTTCTCCGGGCCGGGCGCTAAAGGAAATGTCATGGGCAATAGTGGAAACCTGCAGCCCCTCGACCTCGAGCAGGGGAGGCTGGGTGGAGACACCGCGCCTGGGCGGGTAGAGCATCGAGAGTTCGCGCCCGACCATCATGCGGGCCATGTCTTGCTGGGTCAGTTCGGACGCCGGGTGTGTGCCGACCTTCTCGCCATCACGCAGAACGGTGATGGTGTCGGCCAGCGCCTGGACCTCGTCGAGGCGGTGGGAGATGTAAAGAACGGCGACGCCCTGCCGGCGCAGGCGGCGCACGATGTCGAGCAAGGTTTCCACTTCATTTGCCGTGAGTACGGCCGTGGGTTCATCGAAAATCACCAGCCGGTGATCTTCAAGCAACGCGCGGGCGATCTGGACCAGTTGCCGCTGTGCAATGGGCAGGGTGTTGACCGGGTCGCGCGGTGACGCCGTCGCGCCGAGCTCTGCAAGCTTTTCGCGCGCTATCGCCTCCATGCGCGCATTGTCGATGATCCCGTTCCGGGTCAATTCGCGGCCCATGAACAGGTTCTCGGCGACCGTGAGGTCACCAGCGAGCAGAATTTCCTGGTGAACGAGCACGATGCCCGCGTCTTCGGCATCGGCGGGTTTGGAGAATTTCGCGGTCTCGCCCAGATAGCTGATCGATCCGGCGGTGGGTTGGATATAGCCCGAGATCAGGCGCATCAGGGTCGATTTGCCGGCACCGTTCTCGCCGATGATTGCATGAACCTCTCCAGCGCGGATCTCAAGATCGACGTCGCGCAGCACCTTGATCGGGCCGTAGCTCTTGCTCAGCCCTGAAAGCGCGATCAGGGGCGTCGGCTGTACGCTATCGCGTGCCGATTGATCGATGCTGGCTGTGGCAGTCATTCGAACACCGGAAGGATTCTGTCGCGCGAGCGTTCGATGTGCACGCGCATGGCGCGTTCGGCGGCGTCGGCATCGCGATGCTCGAAGGCGGTAATGATCGCTTCGTGTTCGGCCAGCGCCTCTTCGGTCACGCGCGAATGGAACAACAACCGGAAGATGTGAAAGTGCACATGCTGATGGGCAAGGATATCCCGCACCAGCTGATTACCCGCCTCCTTGAGAATAAGATCGTGGAAGATGGCGTCCTGGCGCGCGAACTCCGAATAGCGGGCGCGCTCGTCGGTCTTGTTGCTCCGTCCGGCCATTACGCCTGCCGCTTCTGTAAGCTCGGCCAGATTTGACCCGTCGAGATTGGCAACCAGGCGACGGGCCGCGTCAGGCTCAAGAAGCAGGCGAAGCTCGTAGAGCTCGGAAAACTGGCCGCGCGTCAGTTGGGGCGCGGCGCTATAGCCCATCAAGTGGGTCTTGATCACCAGGCCCTCGCCCTCGAGGCGGCCAAGGGCCTCGCGGATCGGGGTCTGGGAAACGCCGAACTCGCGGGCAAGCGTGTCCACGGTGATGCGCGATCCCGGGGGGATCTTGAGCGCCATCAGCTGAGAGAAAATGGTGTCGTAGATTTCACTGGCAAGCCCCGCCGGACGGCG
Protein-coding regions in this window:
- a CDS encoding GntR family transcriptional regulator, which codes for MAQEHPSTASTTEPATSPIRRPAGLASEIYDTIFSQLMALKIPPGSRITVDTLAREFGVSQTPIREALGRLEGEGLVIKTHLMGYSAAPQLTRGQFSELYELRLLLEPDAARRLVANLDGSNLAELTEAAGVMAGRSNKTDERARYSEFARQDAIFHDLILKEAGNQLVRDILAHQHVHFHIFRLLFHSRVTEEALAEHEAIITAFEHRDADAAERAMRVHIERSRDRILPVFE
- a CDS encoding sugar ABC transporter ATP-binding protein, translated to MTATASIDQSARDSVQPTPLIALSGLSKSYGPIKVLRDVDLEIRAGEVHAIIGENGAGKSTLMRLISGYIQPTAGSISYLGETAKFSKPADAEDAGIVLVHQEILLAGDLTVAENLFMGRELTRNGIIDNARMEAIAREKLAELGATASPRDPVNTLPIAQRQLVQIARALLEDHRLVIFDEPTAVLTANEVETLLDIVRRLRRQGVAVLYISHRLDEVQALADTITVLRDGEKVGTHPASELTQQDMARMMVGRELSMLYPPRRGVSTQPPLLEVEGLQVSTIAHDISFSARPGEILGFGGMMGAGRTEVFEGLLGLRPAHVKTVRVRGKPVRIGSVADAMELGVGYLTEDRKGKGLLLGERLAPNLVLSALSWLYRTIYTDERLEGQQLDGAIEKYDIRVRSKKLTAGQLSGGNQQKLLLAKIMMLDPDVVIIDEPTRGIDIGNKGQIYAFIDKLVGAGKACVVISSELQELVGLCDRVLVMRSGRITAELTGDQITEDAVVLAATSNTGSAKTGEEIPSD